One part of the Roseomonas gilardii genome encodes these proteins:
- the phoB gene encoding phosphate regulon transcriptional regulator PhoB, translating to MSAAIETSTRPTILVVEDEAPLLTLLRYNLERQGFRVEEAADGQEALLRVSEGRPDLVLLDWMLPSLSGLEVCRQLRRRPATRDLPIIMVTARTEDQDAVRALDTGADDYIAKPFTVEALLARIRALLRRSGPGSMREALVWRDMVLDPEAHRVTRNGRPLHLGPTEYRILEFMMQHPGRVFSREQLLDAIWGRDIHVELRTVDVHIRRLRKAVNGPEEEDVIRTVRSAGYALDVEG from the coding sequence ATGAGCGCCGCGATCGAGACCAGCACCCGCCCCACCATCCTGGTGGTGGAGGACGAGGCGCCGCTGCTGACCCTGTTGCGCTACAACCTGGAGCGCCAGGGCTTCCGCGTCGAGGAGGCAGCCGACGGGCAGGAAGCGCTGCTGCGCGTCTCCGAGGGCCGGCCCGACCTGGTGCTGCTGGACTGGATGCTGCCCAGCCTGTCGGGGCTGGAGGTCTGCCGCCAGCTCCGCCGCCGCCCGGCGACGCGCGACCTGCCCATCATCATGGTAACGGCCCGCACCGAGGACCAGGACGCCGTGCGCGCCCTGGATACCGGGGCGGACGACTACATCGCCAAGCCCTTCACCGTGGAGGCGCTACTGGCCCGGATCCGCGCCCTGCTGCGCCGCTCCGGCCCCGGCTCGATGCGTGAGGCCCTGGTCTGGCGCGACATGGTGCTGGACCCGGAGGCGCATCGCGTGACCCGCAACGGCCGGCCGCTGCATCTGGGTCCCACCGAGTACCGCATCCTGGAATTCATGATGCAGCACCCGGGCCGCGTCTTCTCGCGCGAGCAGTTGCTGGACGCCATCTGGGGCCGTGACATCCATGTCGAGCTGCGCACCGTGGACGTGCATATCCGCCGGCTGCGCAAGGCGGTGAACGGGCCGGAGGAGGAGGACGTCATCCGCACCGTCCGCTCCGCCGGCTATGCGCTGGACGTGGAGGGCTGA
- the pstS gene encoding phosphate ABC transporter substrate-binding protein PstS: protein MYRRSLALLTGLALLTAAVPHGALAQTAEITGAGASFPNPVYQRWGEGAKAIGIQLNYQSVGSGAGINQIRNRTVDFGASDAPLKPEQLTEAKLVQFPAVMGSVVPIVNLPGVEIDQLKLTGEILADIYAGKITKWNDPKLVELNQGVTLPNVAIAPVYRADASGTSFVFTSYLSAVSSDWQGKVGAATSVKWPAGAGARGNEGVAGTVRNTRGAIGYVENAYATQNKLTTVQLRNKAGKFVKPTMESFIAAAGNADWSAPGMAASIIDQQGDASWPIVSPTFILLPANPENADRSRAVMRFFDWAFTHGGDAARQLEYIPLPENVQAKVRDAWKQVNVDGKPVWNR from the coding sequence GTGTACAGACGCTCTCTCGCTCTCCTCACCGGCCTCGCGCTGCTGACCGCCGCCGTGCCGCACGGCGCCCTGGCCCAGACGGCCGAGATCACCGGTGCCGGCGCGTCCTTTCCCAACCCCGTCTATCAGCGCTGGGGCGAAGGCGCGAAGGCGATCGGCATCCAGCTGAACTACCAGTCCGTGGGCTCGGGCGCCGGCATCAACCAGATCCGCAACCGCACGGTGGATTTCGGTGCCTCCGACGCCCCGTTGAAGCCCGAGCAGCTGACCGAGGCCAAGCTGGTGCAGTTCCCGGCCGTGATGGGCTCGGTCGTGCCCATCGTGAACCTGCCGGGCGTCGAGATCGACCAGTTGAAGCTGACGGGTGAGATCCTCGCCGACATCTATGCCGGCAAGATCACCAAGTGGAACGACCCGAAGCTGGTCGAGCTGAACCAGGGCGTGACCCTGCCGAACGTCGCCATCGCGCCCGTCTATCGCGCCGATGCCTCCGGCACCTCCTTCGTCTTCACCTCCTACCTCTCCGCCGTCTCCTCCGACTGGCAGGGCAAGGTCGGCGCCGCCACCTCCGTGAAGTGGCCGGCCGGCGCCGGCGCGCGCGGCAACGAGGGCGTGGCCGGCACGGTGCGCAACACCCGCGGCGCCATCGGCTATGTCGAGAACGCCTATGCCACCCAGAACAAGCTGACGACCGTGCAGCTGCGCAACAAGGCCGGCAAGTTCGTGAAGCCGACCATGGAGAGCTTCATCGCCGCCGCCGGGAACGCCGACTGGTCCGCGCCGGGCATGGCCGCCAGCATCATCGACCAGCAGGGCGACGCCTCCTGGCCGATCGTCTCGCCGACCTTCATCCTGCTGCCGGCCAATCCGGAGAACGCCGACCGCTCCCGCGCGGTGATGCGCTTCTTCGACTGGGCCTTCACCCATGGCGGGGACGCGGCGCGCCAGCTCGAATACATCCCCCTGCCCGAGAACGTGCAGGCCAAGGTGCGCGATGCCTGGAAGCAGGTGAACGTGGACGGTAAGCCCGTCTGGAACCGGTAA
- the pstB gene encoding phosphate ABC transporter ATP-binding protein PstB has protein sequence MVDTSRPSAPLNEAGMSVRDLNFWYGDKHALKGINLDLPHRQVTGMIGPSGCGKSTLLRILNRMYSLYPGQRAEGQVLLDGENILDPGVDMNALRAKVGMVFQKPTPFPMTIRENIAFGIRLHERLGRTEMAERIEWALARAALWDEVKDRLDTNAAGLSGGQQQRLCIARTIAVRPDVILLDEPTSALDPISTARIEELIDELKQDFTIAIVTHNMQQAARCADQVAFFYLGELVEVAPAAQLFTTPRERRTQDYITGRFG, from the coding sequence ATGGTGGACACCTCCCGCCCCTCCGCGCCGCTGAACGAGGCGGGGATGAGCGTGCGCGACCTGAACTTCTGGTATGGCGACAAGCATGCGCTGAAGGGCATCAACCTCGACCTGCCGCACCGCCAGGTGACCGGCATGATCGGCCCCTCCGGCTGCGGCAAGTCCACCCTGCTGCGCATCCTGAACCGCATGTACAGTCTCTATCCCGGCCAGCGCGCCGAGGGGCAGGTGCTGCTGGACGGGGAGAACATCCTCGACCCGGGCGTGGACATGAACGCGCTGCGCGCCAAGGTCGGCATGGTGTTCCAGAAGCCCACCCCCTTTCCCATGACGATCCGCGAGAACATCGCCTTCGGTATCCGCCTGCACGAGCGGCTGGGCCGGACGGAGATGGCCGAGCGCATCGAATGGGCCCTGGCCCGCGCCGCGCTGTGGGACGAGGTGAAGGACCGGCTGGACACCAACGCCGCCGGCCTCTCGGGCGGGCAGCAGCAGCGCCTCTGCATCGCCCGCACCATCGCGGTGCGGCCGGACGTGATCCTGCTCGACGAGCCGACCTCGGCGCTCGACCCGATCAGCACCGCGCGCATCGAGGAGCTGATCGACGAGCTGAAGCAGGACTTCACGATCGCCATCGTGACGCACAACATGCAGCAGGCGGCCCGCTGCGCCGACCAGGTGGCCTTCTTCTACCTGGGCGAGCTGGTGGAGGTCGCGCCTGCGGCGCAGCTCTTCACCACCCCGCGCGAGCGGCGGACCCAGGACTACATCACCGGCCGCTTCGGCTGA
- the pstA gene encoding phosphate ABC transporter permease PstA: MSATTSHPGQIGPRKDLAVARALGRSRRRKDLLIRAFCVAATLLGLFFLASILLTLLLRGLGGLSLQTLVNVTRPPGSGGGLLNPIVGSLIQVILATMVGTPIGMLVGTYLAEYARGSKLGGAVRFVSDVLLSAPSILIGLFVYQLLVLPFGGFSGWAGVAALAIIIIPVVVRTTEDMLSLLPDTLREAVIGLGSPKWKMVVLVGWRAAASGIITGVLLGVARIAGETAPLLFTSLGNLNWSVSLNQPMSSLPITIYAYAGSPYEDWVTLAWAGALIITLGVLGLNLVARTVLRAKR; the protein is encoded by the coding sequence ATGAGCGCCACCACCTCCCATCCAGGGCAGATCGGCCCGCGCAAGGACCTCGCCGTGGCTCGCGCACTGGGCCGCAGCCGGCGCCGCAAGGACCTGCTGATCCGCGCCTTCTGCGTCGCGGCCACGTTGCTCGGCCTGTTCTTCCTGGCCTCGATCCTGCTGACGCTGCTGCTGCGCGGCCTGGGCGGGCTGTCGCTGCAGACGCTGGTCAACGTGACCCGCCCTCCCGGCAGCGGCGGCGGGCTGCTGAACCCGATCGTCGGCAGCCTGATCCAGGTGATCCTCGCCACGATGGTGGGCACGCCGATCGGCATGCTCGTCGGCACCTACCTCGCGGAATATGCCCGCGGATCGAAGCTCGGCGGCGCCGTGCGCTTCGTCTCGGACGTGCTGCTTTCCGCTCCCTCGATCCTGATCGGCCTCTTTGTCTACCAGCTGCTGGTGCTGCCCTTCGGCGGCTTCTCCGGCTGGGCGGGCGTGGCGGCGCTGGCCATCATCATCATCCCCGTCGTGGTCCGCACCACGGAGGACATGCTGAGCCTGCTGCCCGACACGCTGCGCGAGGCGGTGATCGGCCTGGGCTCGCCCAAGTGGAAGATGGTGGTGCTGGTGGGCTGGCGCGCCGCCGCCTCGGGCATCATCACCGGCGTGCTGCTGGGCGTGGCCCGCATCGCCGGCGAGACCGCACCGCTGCTCTTCACCTCGCTCGGCAACCTGAACTGGTCGGTCAGCCTGAACCAGCCGATGTCGAGCCTGCCGATCACCATCTATGCCTATGCCGGCTCCCCCTATGAGGACTGGGTCACCCTGGCCTGGGCCGGAGCCCTGATCATCACCCTGGGGGTTCTCGGCCTGAACCTCGTCGCCCGCACCGTGCTGCGCGCCAAGCGCTGA
- a CDS encoding MlaD family protein gives MAASGRGSGLYLRVGLLILAGIALTVGFVMFFTAGRLSRHSEIFETYFRESVQGLDVGAPVRYRGVQLGRVTEITLVNSVYRNPEGRPFQAAFQLVVVRFAIDQDRLGPEGADPERAVGFGLRTRLSSAGLTGGSYIEMDFENPERFPVEKLPWTPEHPVIPSIPSTVAQVQDAAQNLLSRLQGLPLEDIMNNLDGALADVHRQTSNGDLAKTLADVSAMAGTLRQTLDGTDIQGMVKDIRGAVADLRRTVAGPEMQATLRSTRDAAAQLNASMQRLPAVISALERTARTAGHTTSDVNADLQPILRDLGAVAANLRDTTETLRRAPSQAILGAPPPPPAWATERSR, from the coding sequence ATGGCCGCGTCCGGACGGGGCTCCGGCCTCTATCTGCGGGTCGGACTGCTGATCCTGGCGGGGATCGCGCTGACGGTCGGCTTCGTGATGTTCTTCACCGCCGGACGTCTCAGCCGCCATTCCGAGATCTTCGAGACCTATTTCCGCGAGAGCGTGCAGGGCCTCGATGTCGGCGCCCCGGTGCGCTACCGCGGCGTGCAGCTCGGCCGCGTCACCGAGATCACCCTGGTCAACTCCGTCTACCGCAACCCGGAGGGGCGGCCCTTCCAGGCGGCCTTCCAGCTCGTCGTCGTACGCTTCGCCATCGACCAGGACCGGCTGGGACCTGAGGGTGCCGACCCCGAGCGCGCGGTCGGCTTCGGCCTGCGCACCCGCCTGTCGAGCGCGGGCCTGACCGGCGGCTCCTATATCGAGATGGATTTCGAGAACCCCGAGCGTTTCCCGGTGGAAAAGCTGCCCTGGACGCCGGAGCATCCGGTGATCCCCTCCATTCCCTCCACCGTGGCGCAGGTGCAGGACGCCGCGCAGAACCTGCTGAGCCGCCTTCAGGGCCTGCCGCTGGAGGACATCATGAACAACCTCGACGGCGCGCTGGCGGATGTCCACCGGCAGACCAGCAACGGCGACCTGGCGAAGACCCTGGCCGATGTCTCGGCCATGGCCGGCACACTGCGCCAGACCCTGGACGGCACGGACATCCAGGGGATGGTGAAGGACATCCGGGGCGCCGTGGCGGACCTGCGCCGCACCGTGGCGGGGCCGGAAATGCAGGCGACGCTGCGCTCCACCCGCGACGCCGCCGCGCAGCTCAATGCCTCCATGCAACGGCTGCCGGCGGTGATCAGCGCACTGGAGCGCACGGCGCGCACGGCGGGCCATACGACCAGCGACGTGAACGCCGACCTGCAGCCGATCCTGCGCGACCTGGGGGCCGTGGCCGCCAACCTGCGCGACACGACCGAGACCCTGCGCCGCGCGCCCTCCCAGGCGATCCTGGGCGCGCCGCCCCCGCCACCCGCCTGGGCCACGGAGCGCAGCCGATGA
- the phoU gene encoding phosphate signaling complex protein PhoU → MANQPEHIVKSYSDDLRRLRELVARMGGLAERQVADAAYVLTRRDATAAAEVAARDAPIDGLEREVESFCVRLLALRAPMAADLRFIVAAMKISQELERIGDYARNVAKRVMVIAQQPNLVGLGTFEALSQLVQRNLKDVIDALLNEDAEACRRVWASDVAVDDIYNGLFRQLLTHMMEDPRNITAATHMHFIAKNFERIGDHATNIAETVYFSITGQNLPDERPKVEAPGDLSPSDA, encoded by the coding sequence ATGGCCAACCAGCCCGAACACATCGTCAAGTCCTACAGCGACGACCTCCGTCGCCTGCGCGAGCTGGTCGCCCGCATGGGGGGCCTCGCCGAGCGGCAGGTGGCCGATGCCGCCTATGTGCTCACCCGGCGCGACGCCACGGCCGCCGCCGAGGTCGCCGCCCGCGACGCCCCGATCGACGGGCTGGAGCGCGAGGTGGAGAGCTTCTGCGTCCGCCTCCTCGCGTTGCGGGCGCCGATGGCGGCGGACCTGCGCTTCATCGTCGCGGCGATGAAGATCAGCCAGGAGCTGGAGCGCATCGGCGACTATGCCCGCAACGTCGCCAAGCGGGTCATGGTGATCGCGCAGCAGCCCAACCTCGTCGGGCTCGGCACCTTCGAGGCGCTGTCGCAACTGGTGCAGCGCAACCTCAAGGACGTGATCGACGCGCTGCTGAACGAGGATGCCGAGGCCTGCCGCCGCGTCTGGGCCAGCGACGTGGCGGTGGACGACATCTACAACGGGCTCTTCCGCCAGTTGCTGACCCACATGATGGAAGACCCGCGCAACATCACCGCGGCCACCCACATGCACTTCATCGCCAAGAACTTCGAGCGCATCGGCGACCACGCCACCAACATCGCCGAGACGGTTTACTTCTCGATCACCGGCCAGAACCTTCCCGACGAGCGGCCGAAGGTCGAGGCCCCCGGCGACCTGTCGCCATCCGACGCATGA
- a CDS encoding glucose 1-dehydrogenase — MDCRLDGQVALVTGASSGIGTGVARGLAAAGAAVIVNYHSGREPAEALVAEIEGQGGRAVAVQADVSDPDAVAALFARGAEAMGAIDIVVANSGIQKDAPATELTVEDWRKVIDTNLTGQFLCAQAGIRQFLKQRDRKLSRALGKIIHMSSVHEVIPWAGHVNYAASKGGIALMMRTLAQEMAGQRIRINAIAPGAIATRINAENVAGEAGKRLLELIPYGRVGDVEDIANAAVWLASDMSDYVVGTTITVDGGMCLYPGFRDNG, encoded by the coding sequence ATGGATTGCCGCCTCGATGGACAGGTCGCGCTGGTCACCGGTGCCAGTTCCGGCATCGGCACGGGCGTCGCGCGCGGGCTGGCGGCGGCCGGGGCGGCGGTGATCGTGAACTACCACTCCGGCCGCGAGCCCGCCGAGGCGCTGGTGGCGGAGATCGAGGGCCAGGGCGGCCGGGCGGTGGCGGTGCAGGCCGACGTCTCCGACCCGGACGCCGTTGCGGCGCTCTTCGCACGGGGCGCGGAGGCGATGGGCGCGATCGACATCGTGGTGGCGAATTCCGGCATCCAGAAGGATGCCCCCGCCACGGAGCTGACGGTCGAGGACTGGCGCAAGGTGATCGACACCAACCTGACCGGCCAGTTCCTTTGTGCCCAGGCGGGCATCCGGCAGTTCCTGAAGCAGAGAGACCGCAAGCTGTCCCGCGCCCTGGGCAAGATCATCCATATGAGCTCGGTGCACGAGGTCATCCCCTGGGCAGGGCATGTGAACTACGCCGCCTCGAAGGGGGGCATCGCGCTGATGATGCGAACGCTGGCGCAGGAGATGGCGGGGCAGCGCATCCGCATCAACGCCATCGCGCCCGGCGCCATCGCCACGCGGATCAACGCGGAGAACGTAGCGGGAGAGGCCGGGAAGCGGCTGCTGGAGCTGATCCCCTATGGCCGCGTCGGCGATGTGGAGGACATCGCCAACGCCGCCGTCTGGCTGGCCTCGGACATGTCGGACTACGTGGTGGGCACCACCATCACCGTGGATGGCGGCATGTGCCTCTACCCAGGCTTCCGCGACAACGGCTGA
- the pstC gene encoding phosphate ABC transporter permease subunit PstC, translated as MSQTASRLAGAAIGADPVPPRPSHATKRTSGFGDAVFAALCQGAGILVLLLLGAIIVELFLGGLPAFRAFGAAFVTSTEWDPVQEVFGGGVPIYGTLLTALLAILMAVPAAFGIAFFLTELAPNWMRRPVGVAVELLAAVPSIIYGMWGFFVIVPFMATTIQPPIIDTLGEVPIIGALFSGAPFGTGLFTAALILAIMILPFVAATMRDVFEQVPPVFKESAYGLGATTWEVMRGVVLPYTRTSVVGGIMLGLGRALGETMAVTFVIGNANRISASLFGPGNTIASLVALEFGEAGMGSLKLSALLALGFVLFVISFAVLAVSRWLLRPRLKG; from the coding sequence TTGTCCCAGACCGCATCCCGGCTCGCGGGCGCCGCCATCGGCGCCGATCCGGTTCCCCCCCGGCCCAGCCATGCCACGAAGCGCACCAGCGGCTTCGGCGACGCCGTCTTCGCGGCCCTCTGCCAGGGGGCCGGAATCCTGGTGCTGCTGCTGCTGGGCGCCATCATCGTGGAGCTGTTCCTGGGCGGGCTGCCGGCCTTCCGGGCCTTCGGCGCCGCCTTCGTCACCTCGACGGAATGGGACCCGGTCCAGGAGGTCTTCGGCGGCGGCGTGCCCATCTACGGCACACTGCTGACCGCGCTGCTGGCCATCCTCATGGCCGTGCCCGCCGCCTTCGGCATCGCCTTCTTCCTCACCGAGCTGGCGCCCAACTGGATGCGCCGCCCGGTCGGCGTGGCGGTGGAGCTGCTGGCCGCCGTGCCCTCGATCATCTACGGCATGTGGGGCTTCTTCGTGATCGTGCCCTTCATGGCGACCACCATCCAGCCGCCGATCATCGACACGCTGGGCGAGGTGCCGATCATCGGCGCGCTCTTCTCCGGCGCGCCCTTCGGCACCGGCCTGTTCACCGCGGCGCTGATCCTGGCGATCATGATCCTGCCCTTCGTCGCCGCCACGATGCGCGACGTGTTCGAGCAGGTGCCCCCGGTCTTCAAGGAAAGCGCCTATGGCCTCGGCGCCACGACCTGGGAAGTGATGCGGGGCGTGGTCCTGCCCTATACCCGCACCTCCGTGGTGGGCGGCATCATGCTGGGCCTGGGCCGCGCCCTGGGCGAGACCATGGCCGTCACCTTCGTGATCGGCAACGCCAACCGCATCTCCGCCTCGCTCTTCGGCCCGGGCAACACCATCGCCTCCCTGGTCGCGCTGGAATTCGGCGAGGCCGGGATGGGCAGCCTGAAGCTCTCCGCGCTGCTGGCGCTGGGCTTCGTCCTCTTCGTCATCTCCTTCGCGGTGCTGGCCGTCTCGCGCTGGCTGCTGCGGCCCCGGCTGAAGGGCTGA
- a CDS encoding ABC-type transport auxiliary lipoprotein family protein encodes MNGPTRRHTLARRPLLAALLALPGCSALQSRPYVEPLRFRLDPVRSGPPLRGFGRQTVLLRLARAAPGTEGRMLRAINPDGTVHVEYYAEWVAPPAEAMDEALRRWLVASGLFAAVLAPGTRANSDLVLETELTALHADLGQGLARAGLSAVLLREGALDRRAVRQFTVSGTAPLPPERPLRPEPQAQAMVAALAGAFAQLEQQILIALR; translated from the coding sequence ATGAACGGTCCCACCCGACGCCACACCTTGGCGCGCCGGCCGTTGCTGGCTGCGCTGCTGGCCCTGCCCGGCTGCTCGGCGCTGCAGAGCCGCCCTTATGTGGAGCCGCTGCGCTTCCGGCTGGACCCCGTGCGCTCCGGCCCACCGCTGCGCGGCTTCGGCCGGCAGACGGTTCTCCTTCGCCTGGCGCGCGCGGCGCCGGGGACGGAGGGGCGCATGCTGCGTGCCATCAACCCGGACGGCACGGTGCATGTGGAGTATTACGCCGAATGGGTCGCCCCACCCGCCGAGGCGATGGACGAGGCCCTGCGCCGCTGGCTCGTGGCTTCCGGCCTCTTCGCCGCGGTGCTGGCCCCCGGCACGCGGGCGAACAGCGATCTGGTGCTGGAAACGGAGCTGACCGCTCTGCATGCCGATCTCGGCCAGGGCCTGGCCCGGGCCGGCCTTTCGGCGGTATTGCTGCGGGAAGGCGCACTCGATCGCCGGGCCGTGCGCCAGTTCACCGTGTCCGGGACCGCGCCCCTGCCGCCGGAACGTCCGCTGCGACCGGAACCCCAGGCCCAGGCGATGGTGGCCGCCCTGGCGGGGGCCTTCGCGCAGCTCGAACAACAGATTTTGATCGCGTTAAGATAG
- a CDS encoding ABC transporter permease, giving the protein MAGGTDDATPSFETEGETLRVSGDLTTATVAPFWNRLPGEAQGVRHVDLSGVGTIDTGGATLLLRAAGECESFEGASRPVAAVLERVRAAREQPEPRPDAPPLPLIPALGSWGVGVWRAMLIRIAFLGEAATTLVNAFRRRRQLRLSELLRHLDEAGTLSFPLVALLGVLIGLILAFQSAAPLRQFGAETFIPRMVGISLLRELGPLLAGVILAGRTGSAYAAELGTMTVNEEVDALRIMGIDPMVMLVLPRLLAGLMVMPVMTLLMNLSGLIGMTGVMLSLGYPLVFTVNQVAQGVVMSDLLQGLFKAAVFGLVIAGIGCRAGLTAGRGPRAVGDAATAAVVGGIVAIVVLDGLFAILFYRLGF; this is encoded by the coding sequence ATGGCAGGCGGGACGGATGACGCTACGCCCTCCTTCGAGACAGAGGGCGAAACGCTGCGGGTCTCGGGGGATCTGACCACGGCCACGGTGGCCCCGTTCTGGAACCGCCTGCCCGGCGAGGCCCAGGGGGTGCGGCATGTGGACCTGTCCGGCGTGGGCACGATCGACACGGGCGGCGCCACGCTGCTGCTGCGCGCGGCCGGGGAATGCGAGAGCTTCGAGGGCGCGAGCCGCCCGGTCGCCGCCGTGCTGGAACGGGTGCGGGCGGCGCGGGAGCAGCCGGAGCCCCGGCCGGACGCGCCGCCCCTGCCGCTGATCCCGGCTCTGGGTTCCTGGGGCGTGGGCGTGTGGCGGGCGATGCTGATCCGCATCGCCTTCCTGGGCGAGGCCGCCACCACGCTGGTGAACGCCTTCCGCCGACGCCGCCAGCTCCGCCTGTCCGAGCTGCTGCGCCATCTCGACGAGGCGGGGACGCTCTCCTTTCCCCTGGTGGCGCTGCTGGGCGTGCTGATCGGCCTGATCCTGGCCTTCCAGTCCGCGGCCCCGCTGCGCCAGTTCGGGGCAGAGACCTTCATCCCCCGCATGGTCGGGATCTCCCTGCTGCGTGAGCTCGGCCCGCTCCTGGCCGGGGTGATCCTGGCCGGCCGCACCGGCTCGGCCTATGCCGCAGAGCTCGGCACCATGACGGTGAACGAGGAGGTGGACGCGCTCCGCATCATGGGCATCGACCCGATGGTGATGCTGGTGCTCCCGCGTCTGCTCGCCGGCCTGATGGTGATGCCGGTGATGACCCTGCTGATGAACCTGTCCGGGCTGATCGGCATGACGGGCGTGATGCTCAGCCTGGGCTATCCGCTGGTCTTCACCGTCAACCAGGTGGCCCAGGGCGTGGTGATGAGCGACCTGCTGCAGGGCCTGTTCAAGGCGGCGGTCTTCGGCCTGGTGATCGCCGGCATCGGCTGCCGCGCCGGGCTGACGGCCGGGCGGGGGCCGCGCGCGGTGGGCGATGCCGCCACGGCGGCGGTGGTCGGCGGCATCGTGGCCATCGTGGTGCTCGACGGCCTCTTCGCCATCCTCTTCTACCGGCTGGGCTTCTGA
- a CDS encoding ABC transporter ATP-binding protein, producing MGRGGEETVIRARDIAMRFGSNLLFQDVGFDVRRGEVFVILGGSGCGKSTLLKLLIGLMPPSEGQIEILGTDMLAAEGAARRALLSRLGVMWQSGALFGSMTLLENVMLPLEAHTDLPPEGRAEIARTKLGLVGLSEAANRLPAEISGGMAKRAGIARAMALDPPLLFLDEPSAGLDPITSAGLDQLIKDFARDLGTTFVVVTHELQSILNIGDRCIMLDKAAKGMIAEGRPGDLRDDPPNDTVRHFFRREAE from the coding sequence ATGGGCCGCGGGGGCGAGGAGACGGTGATCCGGGCGCGGGACATCGCCATGCGCTTCGGCTCCAACCTGCTGTTCCAGGATGTGGGCTTCGACGTCCGGCGCGGCGAGGTCTTCGTGATCCTGGGCGGTTCCGGCTGCGGCAAGTCCACCCTGCTCAAGCTGCTGATCGGGCTGATGCCGCCCAGCGAGGGACAGATCGAGATCCTGGGCACGGACATGCTGGCGGCGGAGGGCGCCGCGCGCCGGGCGCTGCTGAGCCGGCTCGGCGTGATGTGGCAGTCTGGCGCCCTCTTCGGCTCCATGACCTTGCTGGAGAATGTGATGCTGCCTCTGGAGGCCCATACCGACCTGCCGCCGGAGGGCCGGGCGGAGATCGCCCGCACCAAGCTCGGCCTGGTGGGGCTGAGCGAGGCGGCGAACCGCCTGCCGGCGGAGATCTCGGGCGGCATGGCCAAGCGCGCCGGCATCGCCCGGGCCATGGCGCTCGACCCGCCCCTGCTGTTCCTGGACGAGCCCTCCGCGGGGCTCGACCCGATCACCTCCGCGGGGCTCGACCAGCTCATCAAGGACTTCGCCCGCGATCTCGGCACGACCTTCGTGGTCGTAACGCACGAGCTGCAATCCATCCTGAACATCGGTGACCGCTGCATCATGCTGGACAAGGCCGCCAAGGGCATGATCGCGGAGGGCCGCCCCGGCGACCTGCGCGACGACCCGCCCAACGACACCGTCCGCCACTTCTTCCGCCGGGAGGCCGAGTAG